Proteins from a single region of Oncorhynchus tshawytscha isolate Ot180627B linkage group LG03, Otsh_v2.0, whole genome shotgun sequence:
- the LOC112225708 gene encoding uncharacterized protein LOC112225708 isoform X1 has translation MIIPTISGSDILWKLNCAYILVGCLLPVVDTHINCKVIQHPNYTTTYDLHELPESLPLDNCETQWLDENMTVLANDKEIDENRTLAQTSHSITILGCLDRLTYSMDCTLTVMTVLANDKEMKTENRTLAQTSHSITILGCLDRLTYSMDCTLTVAPFWEVLCLTNCSHGPYKPATNLHSNDHVPINQELDYCQVYSCSSPLVFDIAGILTTCPGIHHYAHLGSIITHTWDPSLRTPGIHHYAHLATIIMRTCRSS, from the exons ATGATTATTCCGACAATTTCTGGTTCTGACATTTTGTGGAAACTGAACTGCGCTTACA TCCTAGTGGGGTGTCTGCTGCCTGTTGTAGACACTCACATTAACTGTAAGGTGATCCAACATCCTAACTATACAACGACCTATGACCTCCATGAACTACCTGAATCTCTGCCTTTGGACAATTGCGAGACCCAGTGGTTGGATGAAAAC ATGACTGTTCTTGCCAATGACAAAGAGATAGACGAAAACCGTACTTTGGCTCAGACCAGTCACTCCATCACCATCTTAGGCTGCCTGGACAGACTGACCTACTCAATGGACTGCACGCTGACTGTG ATGACTGTTCTTGCCAATGACAAAGAGATGAAAACCGAAAACCGTACTTTGGCTCAGACCAGTCACTCCATCACTATCTTAGGCTGCCTGGACAGACTGACCTACTCAATGGACTGCACGCTGACTGTG GCACCATTTTGGGAGGTGCTGTGCCTCa CTAACTGCAGTCATGGACCTTACAAACCTGCCACCAATCTCCACAGTAATGACCATGTCCCCATCAATCAAG AATTAGACTACTGTCAAGtctactcctgctcctcccctctggTGTTCGACATCGCCGGTATACTAACCACCtgtcctgggatccatcattacgcacacctgggatccatcattacgcacacctgggatccatcattacgcacacctgggatccatcattacgcacacctggcaaccatcattatgcGCACCTGCAGATCATCAtga
- the LOC112225708 gene encoding uncharacterized protein LOC112225708 isoform X3 gives MTIPIISGMWNLTCTPCTVSASVKVIGYAECVKMTVLANDKEMKTENRTLAQTSHSITILGCLDRLTYSMDCTLTVAPFWEVLCLTNCSHGPYKPATNLHSNDHVPINQELDYCQVYSCSSPLVFDIAGILTTCPGIHHYAHLGSIITHTWDPSLRTPGIHHYAHLATIIMRTCRSS, from the exons ATGACCATTCCTATAATTTCTGGCATGTGGAACCTGACCTGCACACCGTGCA CAGTTTCAGCATCTGTGAAGGTAATTGGGTATGCCGAGTGTGTGAAG ATGACTGTTCTTGCCAATGACAAAGAGATGAAAACCGAAAACCGTACTTTGGCTCAGACCAGTCACTCCATCACTATCTTAGGCTGCCTGGACAGACTGACCTACTCAATGGACTGCACGCTGACTGTG GCACCATTTTGGGAGGTGCTGTGCCTCa CTAACTGCAGTCATGGACCTTACAAACCTGCCACCAATCTCCACAGTAATGACCATGTCCCCATCAATCAAG AATTAGACTACTGTCAAGtctactcctgctcctcccctctggTGTTCGACATCGCCGGTATACTAACCACCtgtcctgggatccatcattacgcacacctgggatccatcattacgcacacctgggatccatcattacgcacacctgggatccatcattacgcacacctggcaaccatcattatgcGCACCTGCAGATCATCAtga
- the LOC112225708 gene encoding uncharacterized protein LOC112225708 isoform X2, with translation MIIPTISGSDILWKLNCAYILVGCLLPVVDTHINCKVIQHPNYTTTYDLHELPESLPLDNCETQWLDENMTVLANDKEIDENRTLAQTSHSITILGCLDRLTYSMDCTLTVAPFWDVQCLTNCSHGPYKRATNLHSNDHVPINQDARNHTVVWVLMGVVGVAVLLLGVKAAYVLKKRYVCKTWNKMSTQHCSSV, from the exons ATGATTATTCCGACAATTTCTGGTTCTGACATTTTGTGGAAACTGAACTGCGCTTACA TCCTAGTGGGGTGTCTGCTGCCTGTTGTAGACACTCACATTAACTGTAAGGTGATCCAACATCCTAACTATACAACGACCTATGACCTCCATGAACTACCTGAATCTCTGCCTTTGGACAATTGCGAGACCCAGTGGTTGGATGAAAAC ATGACTGTTCTTGCCAATGACAAAGAGATAGACGAAAACCGTACTTTGGCTCAGACCAGTCACTCCATCACCATCTTAGGCTGCCTGGACAGACTGACCTACTCAATGGACTGCACGCTGACTGTG GCACCATTTTGGGACGTGCAGTGCCTCa CTAATTGCAGTCATGGACCTTACAAACGTGCCACCAATCTCCACAGTAATGACCATGTCCCCATCAATCAAG ATGCTAGGAACCACACCGTTGTCTGGGTGCTGATGGGTGTGGTTGGAGTCGCCGTGTTACTGCTGGGTGTGAAGGCAGCATATGTATTAAAGAAgag ATATGTCTGCAAGACATGGAACAAGATGTCGACCCAACACTGTTCCTCAGTGTga